The Dermochelys coriacea isolate rDerCor1 chromosome 7, rDerCor1.pri.v4, whole genome shotgun sequence genome window below encodes:
- the LOC119859412 gene encoding semaphorin-3D-like isoform X1, translated as MAVPGNEVVPRLRLSYKALLRSNSSRLLLGSGDGLAFQSFLVDETRAWLMVGSKNHIFLLHLDRPNEEPQKVFWPARKEQVERCRLAGKNAETECANFIRLLQPFNRSHVFACGTGSYQPICAFIQLGSRAQEPGGSPIRLVANSVESGRGKCPFSPHEPFTGLLTDGELYSGTSSDFMGSSAAFFRTRVHKAAQNYIRTEQNQDHWLNEPVFIGAYVIPDTHNAHDDKVYVFLRETALEAGQWERRRIHARVARVCKNDVGGKRSLINRWSTFLKARLVCSIPGPQASETHFDQLEDVFLLRTRDPQSPLVFGLFTVSSGIFSGSAVCVYSMAAVRAAFSGPFAHKEGADYHWVEYKGRIPYPRPGTCPSETYDPLLHSTKDFPDDLISFMRNHQLMWSPVYPLGRKPILVRANVPYRLRQLLVDRVETESGHYDVLFLGTDEGKVLKVGLTSGRGQDSEEISLEEISVSKVPSPILDMQFSPKRQELFVSSTHGLVQLSLYRCELYGKDCADCCLARDPYCTWDGKGCSPYRLTEKRRARCQDALKADPVSQCQDTTAGVTAAEEKLVFGVENNSTFLECLAHSPQTAIRWLVQRSREAALDEVRTGDRFSTLEQGLLIRQLAREDAGVYQCQAMERAFSRPLTHYSLRVIGHEAMGAKQSKGAEEGGSHLSAVPKQLQYKGYPRTLGAPGTSLDEYCNALRHQERQRQKAWNPKWQQHSLESKKGRARRHPNPLKPARAGLRLV; from the exons ATCCAAAAACCACATTTTCCTGCTGCATCTGGACAGGCCAAATGAGGAGCCTCAGAAG GTTTTCTGGCCAGCCCGCAAGGAGCAGGTGGAGCGCTGCCGGCTCGCTGGGAAGAACGCAGAG ACAGAATGCGCCAATTTCATCCGGCTTCTCCAGCCGTTCAACAGGAGCCACGTGTTTGCCTGTGGGACTGGCTCCTACCAGCCCATCTGTGCCTTCATCCAGCTCGGATCCAGGGCACAG GAGCCGGGGGGCTCCCCTATACGGCTGGTGGCCAACTCCGTGGAATCTGGGAGAGGCAAGTGTCCCTTCAGCCCCCACGAACCTTTCACTGGGCTACTCACAG ACGGGGAGCTGTATTCGGGCACCTCCAGCGACTTCATGGGCAGCAGCGCCGCCTTCTTCCGGACCCGAGTTCACAAGGCTGCCCAGAACTACATCCGGACAGAACAGAACCAAGATCACTGGCTAAACG AGCCCGTGTTCATCGGTGCCTACGTGATTCCCGACACTCACAACGCCCACGATGACAAGGTGTACGTCTTCCTCCGAGAGACGGCCCTGGAAGCCGGCCAGTGGGAGAGGCGGCGCATCCATGCCCGGGTGGCGCGCGTTTGCAAG AACGACGTCGGTGGGAAGCGCAGCCTGATCAATCGCTGGAGCACATTCCTCAAGGCCCGGCTGGTCTGCTCCATCCCAGGCCCCCAGGCCAGTGAGACACACTTCGACCAGCTCG AGGATGTCTTCCTCCTCCGCACCCGGGACCCACAGAGCCCTCTCGTCTTCGGCCTCTTCACGGTCTCCAG CGGGATCTTCAGTGGCTCTGCGGTGTGTGTCTACTCCATGGCTGCCGTACGAGCTGCTTTCAGCGGGCCCTTCGCACACAAGGAAGGAGCTGACTACCACTGGGTGGAGTACAAGGGCCGGATTCCCTACCCCCGCCCAGGGACA TGTCCCAGCGAAACATACGACCCTCTTCTCCACTCCACCAAGGACTTCCCTGATGACCTGATAAGCTTCATGCGCAACCACCAGCTGATGTGGAGCCCTGTGTACCCCCTGGGCCGGAAGCCCATCCTGGTGAGGGCCAATGTGCCCTATCGGCTCCGGCAGCTGCTGGTGGACAGGGTGGAGACGGAGTCTGGGCACTACGACGTTCTCTTTCTTGGAACAG ATGAAGGAAAAGTGCTGAAGGTGGGGCTCACCAGTGGGAGAGGCCAGGATAGCGAGGAGATCAGCCTGGAGGAAATCAGTGTCTCTAAG GTGCCGTCTCCCATCCTGGACATGCAGTTCTCACCAAAGCGG CAggagctgtttgtgagcagcaccCATGGGCTGGTCCAGCTCTCCCTGTACCGCTGCGAGCTCTACGGCAAAGACTGCGCTGACTGCTGCCTGGCCAGAGACCCCTACTGTACATGGGACGGCAAGGGCTGCAGCCCCTACCGGCTGACTGAGAAGAG GCGAGCACGCTGCCAGGATGCGCTGAAGGCTGACCCGGTCAGTCAGTGCCAGGACACCACAGCGG GGGTCACTGCAGCTGAGGAGAAACTGGTATTTGGTGTGGAGAACAACTCGACCTTCCTCGAGTGCCTGGCACACTCTCCCCAAACTGCCATTCGATGGCTCGTGCAGCGCAGCAGGGAGGCAGCCCTGGATGAG GTGAGGACCGGTGACCGCTTCTCTACCCTGGAGCAAGGGCTCCTGATCCGCCAGCTGGCAAGAGAGGATGCTGGGGTCTATCAGTGCCAGGCAATGGAGCGTGCCTTCTCCCGCCCCCTCACACACTACAGCCTTCGTGTCATTGGTCACGAGGCCATGGGGGCCAAACAGAGCAAGGGTGCCGAGGAAGGAGGTAGCCACCTGAGCGCCGTGCCCAAGCAGCTCCAGTACAAGGGCTACCCGCGGACCCTGGGGGCACCAGGCACCAGCTTGGACGAGTACTGCAATGCGCTCCGGCACCAGGAGAGGCAGCGACAAAAGGCCTGGAACCCGAAGTGGCAGCAGCATTCCTTGGAGAGCAAGAAGGGCCGAGCACGGaggcatcccaaccccctgaagccagccagagctgggctgagacTAGTCTGA
- the LOC119859412 gene encoding semaphorin-3D-like isoform X2 yields the protein MVGSKNHIFLLHLDRPNEEPQKVFWPARKEQVERCRLAGKNAETECANFIRLLQPFNRSHVFACGTGSYQPICAFIQLGSRAQEPGGSPIRLVANSVESGRGKCPFSPHEPFTGLLTDGELYSGTSSDFMGSSAAFFRTRVHKAAQNYIRTEQNQDHWLNEPVFIGAYVIPDTHNAHDDKVYVFLRETALEAGQWERRRIHARVARVCKNDVGGKRSLINRWSTFLKARLVCSIPGPQASETHFDQLEDVFLLRTRDPQSPLVFGLFTVSSGIFSGSAVCVYSMAAVRAAFSGPFAHKEGADYHWVEYKGRIPYPRPGTCPSETYDPLLHSTKDFPDDLISFMRNHQLMWSPVYPLGRKPILVRANVPYRLRQLLVDRVETESGHYDVLFLGTDEGKVLKVGLTSGRGQDSEEISLEEISVSKVPSPILDMQFSPKRQELFVSSTHGLVQLSLYRCELYGKDCADCCLARDPYCTWDGKGCSPYRLTEKRRARCQDALKADPVSQCQDTTAGVTAAEEKLVFGVENNSTFLECLAHSPQTAIRWLVQRSREAALDEVRTGDRFSTLEQGLLIRQLAREDAGVYQCQAMERAFSRPLTHYSLRVIGHEAMGAKQSKGAEEGGSHLSAVPKQLQYKGYPRTLGAPGTSLDEYCNALRHQERQRQKAWNPKWQQHSLESKKGRARRHPNPLKPARAGLRLV from the exons ATCCAAAAACCACATTTTCCTGCTGCATCTGGACAGGCCAAATGAGGAGCCTCAGAAG GTTTTCTGGCCAGCCCGCAAGGAGCAGGTGGAGCGCTGCCGGCTCGCTGGGAAGAACGCAGAG ACAGAATGCGCCAATTTCATCCGGCTTCTCCAGCCGTTCAACAGGAGCCACGTGTTTGCCTGTGGGACTGGCTCCTACCAGCCCATCTGTGCCTTCATCCAGCTCGGATCCAGGGCACAG GAGCCGGGGGGCTCCCCTATACGGCTGGTGGCCAACTCCGTGGAATCTGGGAGAGGCAAGTGTCCCTTCAGCCCCCACGAACCTTTCACTGGGCTACTCACAG ACGGGGAGCTGTATTCGGGCACCTCCAGCGACTTCATGGGCAGCAGCGCCGCCTTCTTCCGGACCCGAGTTCACAAGGCTGCCCAGAACTACATCCGGACAGAACAGAACCAAGATCACTGGCTAAACG AGCCCGTGTTCATCGGTGCCTACGTGATTCCCGACACTCACAACGCCCACGATGACAAGGTGTACGTCTTCCTCCGAGAGACGGCCCTGGAAGCCGGCCAGTGGGAGAGGCGGCGCATCCATGCCCGGGTGGCGCGCGTTTGCAAG AACGACGTCGGTGGGAAGCGCAGCCTGATCAATCGCTGGAGCACATTCCTCAAGGCCCGGCTGGTCTGCTCCATCCCAGGCCCCCAGGCCAGTGAGACACACTTCGACCAGCTCG AGGATGTCTTCCTCCTCCGCACCCGGGACCCACAGAGCCCTCTCGTCTTCGGCCTCTTCACGGTCTCCAG CGGGATCTTCAGTGGCTCTGCGGTGTGTGTCTACTCCATGGCTGCCGTACGAGCTGCTTTCAGCGGGCCCTTCGCACACAAGGAAGGAGCTGACTACCACTGGGTGGAGTACAAGGGCCGGATTCCCTACCCCCGCCCAGGGACA TGTCCCAGCGAAACATACGACCCTCTTCTCCACTCCACCAAGGACTTCCCTGATGACCTGATAAGCTTCATGCGCAACCACCAGCTGATGTGGAGCCCTGTGTACCCCCTGGGCCGGAAGCCCATCCTGGTGAGGGCCAATGTGCCCTATCGGCTCCGGCAGCTGCTGGTGGACAGGGTGGAGACGGAGTCTGGGCACTACGACGTTCTCTTTCTTGGAACAG ATGAAGGAAAAGTGCTGAAGGTGGGGCTCACCAGTGGGAGAGGCCAGGATAGCGAGGAGATCAGCCTGGAGGAAATCAGTGTCTCTAAG GTGCCGTCTCCCATCCTGGACATGCAGTTCTCACCAAAGCGG CAggagctgtttgtgagcagcaccCATGGGCTGGTCCAGCTCTCCCTGTACCGCTGCGAGCTCTACGGCAAAGACTGCGCTGACTGCTGCCTGGCCAGAGACCCCTACTGTACATGGGACGGCAAGGGCTGCAGCCCCTACCGGCTGACTGAGAAGAG GCGAGCACGCTGCCAGGATGCGCTGAAGGCTGACCCGGTCAGTCAGTGCCAGGACACCACAGCGG GGGTCACTGCAGCTGAGGAGAAACTGGTATTTGGTGTGGAGAACAACTCGACCTTCCTCGAGTGCCTGGCACACTCTCCCCAAACTGCCATTCGATGGCTCGTGCAGCGCAGCAGGGAGGCAGCCCTGGATGAG GTGAGGACCGGTGACCGCTTCTCTACCCTGGAGCAAGGGCTCCTGATCCGCCAGCTGGCAAGAGAGGATGCTGGGGTCTATCAGTGCCAGGCAATGGAGCGTGCCTTCTCCCGCCCCCTCACACACTACAGCCTTCGTGTCATTGGTCACGAGGCCATGGGGGCCAAACAGAGCAAGGGTGCCGAGGAAGGAGGTAGCCACCTGAGCGCCGTGCCCAAGCAGCTCCAGTACAAGGGCTACCCGCGGACCCTGGGGGCACCAGGCACCAGCTTGGACGAGTACTGCAATGCGCTCCGGCACCAGGAGAGGCAGCGACAAAAGGCCTGGAACCCGAAGTGGCAGCAGCATTCCTTGGAGAGCAAGAAGGGCCGAGCACGGaggcatcccaaccccctgaagccagccagagctgggctgagacTAGTCTGA